The Brevundimonas vesicularis genome includes the window GTGACCGGCCTGCCAACCCTGACGGACGTCCACTCCGAGGTTCAGTGTGGTCCGGTCGGCGAGGTCGTCGATGTGTTGCAAATCCCGGCCTTCCTCAGCCGCCAGACCGACCTGCTGCTGGCCGCCGCCGCCACCGGCAAGGCGATCAACATCAAGAAGGGTCAGTTCCTGGCTCCTTGGGACATGAAGAACGTCATCGCCAAGGTCGTCGGCGCCGGCAATCCGAACGTCATGGCCTGCGAACGCGGCGCCAGCTTCGGCTACAACACTCTGGTCAGCGATATGCGGGCGCTTCCGGTGCTGCGAGAGATCGGCTGCCCCGTCGTCTTCGATGCGACCCACAGCGTTCAGCAGCCGGGCGGGCAGGGCGCGTCGTCGGGCGGTCAGCGCGAGTTCGTGCCGGTGCTGGGGCGCGCGGCGGTGGCCGTCGGCGTTGATGCAGTCTTCATGGAAACGCACCAGGACCCGGATAATGCGCCGTCGGATGGCCCAAACATGGTGCCGCTGAGCCAGTTCGAGGCCCTGGCCGCCGAACTGATCGCCTTCGACGACCTGGCCATCAAGATCGGGGCCAAGGCGCCGGTGGCGCAGGCCGCCTGAATCCTCTAGGTCGGACCCATGTCTGACACCCTGGACCTAGGTGCCCTGCAAAGCCTGCTGGAGCGCGTGCGCGGCTTGAAGATCGCCTGCGTCGGCGACTTGATGCTGGATCGCTACGTCTACGGCGAGGTCAGCCGCATCTCGCCCGAGGCGCCGATCCCTGTGCTCCGCACCAGCCGAACCGTCGCCATGCCGGGCGGCGTCGGCAACGTCGCGCGCAATATTGCGGCTCTGGGTGGGGTGGCGCGGCTGGGCGCCGTGATCGGCGACGACGCGGCTGGAGCGGAACTGACCGCTCTGATCGCCGCCGAGCCGCACATAGAAGACGTCGTGGCGAGGCCAGCAGGCGCGTCCACCATCGTGAAGACGCGCTTCGTTTCGGGAGGGCAACAGCTGTTGCGTTTGGATGACGAGGCTGCGCCTACCTCGATCCAACATTCGGCTGCCTTTATAAATGCGTCGGTCTATTTGCTCTCAGATTACGCCAAGGGTGTTGTCAGCGACGCGCTGCTGGCTTCCGCGCTGAACGCGGCGCAGACATCCGGGGCGCCGGTTGTCGTCGATCCAAAGGGGAGGGACTTCGCTCGCTACGGCGCCGTCGATGTCATCAAGCCCAATGCTTCGGAACTGGCCGGCGCTACCGGCCTGCCGGTTGGGACGGACGCCGAGGTCGAGACGGCGCTGGCTGCCTTGCTGGCCGCCACGACCGCCAAGGCGATCATCGTCACCCGTGCGGGCAAAGGGATGAGCCTGGCGCGGCGCGGCGAACCGGTAAAGCACTTCCCTGGCCGGGCGCGCGAGGTCTTCGACGTGTCTGGCGCAGGCGATACAGGCCTGGCCGCGATCGGGTTGGCGCTGGGCGCCGGCGCATCGCTGGAGATGGCGGTCGAGTTCGCCATCCTGGCCTCGGGCGTGGTCGTTGGGAAGGCCGGCACGGCAGTGGTTACTCCCGCCGAGCTGATCGAAGCCGAGCTGAGTCAGCACGCCACCGCTGCGTTATCCAAGGTGACGCCGCTCGACGAGCTGGCGACCGAGGTCGAAGGGTGGCGACGTCAAGGACTGAAGGTCGGATTCACCAACGGCTGTTTCGACATCCTGCACCGCGGCCATGTGGCCTATCTGGCGCAGGCCCGCAGCTGGTGCGATCGTCTGGTCGTGGCGCTGAATACCGACGCATCGGTCAAGCGATTGAAGGGCGAGGGGCGTCCGGTGAATGATCTGGATAGTCGCGCCGTCGTCATCGGCGGGCTGGCCAGCGTCGACCGCGTCACCAGCTTCGATGATCCGACGCCGATCGCCCTGATCGAACGGCTGCGTCCTGATGTTCTGATCAAAGGCTCGGACTATACGCGAGAGGGCGTCGTGGGCGGCGATCTGGTCGAAAGCTGGGGCGGCGAGGTCAAGCTGGCGGATTTCAAGGACGGCTATTCGACCACGCGAACGATCGAGAAGATGACAGGGAGCGCGCAGTGACGCCGAGAATGATCGTCGTGACCGGTGGCGCCGGTTTCATCGGTTCAAACATCGTTGCGCGGCTGACAGCCGAGACCGCCTATGATGTCGTCGTCTGTGATCGGTTGGAGACGGCCGACTTGGCCAAGTGGAAGAACCTGGCCAAACACGCGATCGCTGACTTCTGGTCGCCCGAAGAATTGTTCGAACAGCTGGAGCGTCATGCCGAGCGGATCGAGGCCGTGGTTCATATGGGCGCGATTTCTTCGACGACCGAGCCGGACGCTGACCTGATCCTGCGGACCAACTTCACCCTGTCTCGCGACCTATGGGACTGGTGCGCAATCCGAGGCTCGCGGATGTTCTACGCGTCTTCCGCTGCCACCTATGGCGACGGCGAAACGGGCTTCAACGACGATGACGATGCAGAATCATTGTCGCAGCTTCGCCCGCTAAATGCGTATGGCTATTCGAAAATGCTGTTTGACCAGTATGCTGTTCGGCAGGCGGATCGGGGTCAGGCGCCGCCCCAGTGGGCGGGGCTGAAGTTCTTCAACGTCTATGGCCCAAACGAAGGTCACAAGGGCGGAATGAAATCGGTCGTGGCTCAAATCTGGCCCCAGGTCGAGGCTGGCGAGACCGTGACCCTGTTTCGGTCGCACAATCCGAACTATGCGGACGGCGGCCAGATGCGCGACTTTGTCTACGTCGACGATGTGGTGGATATCATCGAGTTTCTGCTTCAGTCGCCGCAGGTCTCGGGCATCTTCAACGCCGGCTCGGGTCAGGCGCGGTCGTTCGCCGATCTTGCACGCGCCACTTTCGACGCCGCCGGCAAGACGCCCTCCATCGACTATGTCGATACGCCGTTGTCGATCCGCGACCGCTACCAATATTTCACTGAAGCCCGCATGGATCGTATCCGCGCCGCAGGCTTCGAGGGTCAATCCACGCCGCTGGAAGAGGGCGTGCGGCGCTATGTACAGGACTTCCTCGCCACGGCTGATCCGTACCGCTGATGCGTCGGCTGACCTTCAGGCAATGGGTCGGATATGCAGGCTTCGCCGCCGTCTTCGTGCTGACGGCCGCCGTTGCGGTGTGGAGCGGCGACATTCTGAGGGCAGGGCTGGACCCGCAGGTGCCGTTCCAGACCTACAAGCCGCCGCCCGCCCCCGACTATCGAAAGACATCCTCCTGGGCGCTGGTTGACCAGGGCACACTCAACCAGGCGGCGGTCTTCTTCGTCATGCCGACCACGTTTGACGGCGGGGCCGAGTGGAATGGGCCGATCGACGATGCGCGGGCCAACGCCTATATGCGGCGCGTCGTGCTGCCGAATTATGCGTCGCCCTTCGCCCGAGAAGGCCGGGTCAGCGCGCCGCTGTACCGCCAAGCCAGCCTTTACACACGGCTGACCTTACGCGATGACGCGCGCGAGGCGCGTGCCTTCGCTTATGAGGACGTAAAGGCCGCCTTCGAACTGTGGCTGCAACGGCATCCCGCCGGCCCCATCGTTATCGCCGGCGTCGAACAGGGCGGAGAGCTGACAGCGCGTCTGGTTCGCGACCAACTCCGCGCCAATCCGGCCCTGAAGGACAGGCTTGTTGCCGCTTATCTGATCGAGACCTTGGTCGGGCGCGAGATGTTCCGGCAGGCGATCTCGCCTTGCGACGCCGCCGATCAAACGGGGTGTATCGTGGCCTGGGCGTCGGTGCAGGACGGCGACGAAACGGGCGCGCGACGCAAGCTGAGACGCGCTCTGGAATGGGACGATCGCGGCGATCTGGTGAACCTGTCCACTGACCCCATCTGCGTGAATCCGGTAACGGGTGCTGCGAGTCAGCTGCGTGCCGCGGCGCGTCAGCACAGCGGTGCCACCAATGCGACCGGCCTGGAATGGGGCGCCCGACCGGCCCTGACTGGCCGGCTGATCTCCACCGAATGCCGTGGCGGCCTGTTGTGGCATAGCGCGCCGGACGCCGATTTCTTGACGGCTGGCGGGAGTTGGGCGGATCGGCGCAAGATCGTCCCCTACAATCTTTTCTACGGCGACATCGAGCGTGACGTCAGCGTGCGTCTCGCGGCCTGGCGGGCCAAGCACGGCCTTTAAGGCGGCCGTCCTCTCGGTTTGTCTGGCGCCGCTCGCGCGCAGCGGGTAGGCTTGCCGCGTCAGGGAGGGATCTGAATGGACGTGACCACCATCTTCGCCGGCGTCGTGCTGCTGCTGGCCATCGTGCTGTTGATCAGCGTGATCAAGATCGTGCCGCAAGGCCGTGAATTTACGGTCGAACGCTTCGGCAAGTACACCAAGACGCTGAGCCCTGGCATCGGCTTCCTGACGCCGTTCGTGGAACGCGTCGGCCGCCGCATGAACATGATGGAACAGGTGCTGGACGTGCCGACCCAGGAGGTCATCACCAAGGACAACGCCATGGTGAAGGTCGACGGCATCGTCTTCATCCAGGTGATGGATTCCGCCCGCGCCGCCTATCGCGTCGACGATCTGCCCTATGCGATTTCGCAGCTGTGCATGACCAATCTGCGGACCGTGGTCGGTTCGATGGAACTGGACGAGGTGCTGAGCCAGCGCGACAGCATCAACACGCGCCTGCTGCATGTCATTGACGCGGCCACCGAGCCGTGGGGCGTCAAGGTCAATCGGATCGAGATCAAGGACCTGACCCCGCCGACCGACATCACCAACGCCATGGCGCGCCAGATGAAGGCCGAGCGTGAACGTCGCGCCGTCATCACCGAGGCCGACGGCGAGAAATCCGCCGCCATCGCCCGCGCCGAGGGCGCCAAACAGGCCGCCATCCTTCAGGCCGAGGGTCGAAAGGAAGCCGCCTTCCGCGACGCCGAGGCGCGCGAGCGTGAGGCCGAGGCCGAGGCCCGCGCCACGGCTATGGTGTCGGAAGCCATCGCCCGCGGGGACGTCAACGCCATCAACTATTTCGTGGCTCAAAAATACGTCGAGGCTTTCGCGGAACTGGCCCGCAGCCCGCAGCAGCGCACCGTCATCGTGCCCGCCGAAATGGGCGCCTTGGTCGGCACGATCGCCGGCATCGGAGAGATGGTCGGCCTGGCCAAGGATCAAAACTCGGCTGCGACGCCGCCTGTGCGGCCCGCGCCGCCGCGCCGCCCCGTCGGGGGCTCCGTTCCACCCTCGGCATGATCCAAGGAGGCTGACCGATGATGTCGCTTGCTGATCTGTATGTCGCCCAGCCGTTCTGGATCTGGCTGGCGATCGGGGTTCTGCTGCTGGCGGTCGAAGCGATGTTCTCGACCGAATGGCTGCTATGGCCCGCCGTTTCGGCCGGGGTTGTCGCGGTCATGACGGCGGCGGGCGTGCGGTTAGGGCTACCGGGCGAGGTCGCCGTCTTCGCGGTTCTGACCGTCATCGCCACACTGCTGTCCCGCCGTCTGATCTCCAAAGCCAATCCCGACGGTCCCGACATCAATGACCGCGACAGCCGTCTGGTCGGTCAGCGTGCGCGGGTGGTCGAAACGTTCGTCTCGGGCCGCGGTCGCGTTTTCATCTCCGGCGCCGAGTGGCCGGCGGAGATCGTGGGCGAGGCGCCGGTCGAAGGACAAGATGTCGTCGTGATGCGCGTGAACGGCTCTTTGCTGACGGTGCAATCACCCGTCTGAACGCAACGGTCGCATCGGCGTTCGTCAGGCATGACAGACAGCCAGAACGCCGTCACAGACGGCTTGCCGACGCCTAGTCGCTACTGGGCCATCGTATCCATCGGCTTGGGCATCACGCTGGCCGTTCTGGATGGCGCAATCGCCAATGTCGCCCTGCCGTCGATTGCGCAGGATTTGCAGGCGTCATCGGCCGCCTCGATCTGGATCGTCAACGCCTATCAGATCGCCATCGTGGTCGCCCTTTTGCCGCTGGCGTCGCTGGGCGAGATCGTCGGCTATCGGCGTGTGTCACAGGCGGGTCTGGCCGTGTTCACCCTGGCCTCCATCGCGTGTGTGTTCGCCAACTCCATCGAAACGCTCAGCCTCGCGCGCGTTGTTCAGGGCTTCGGTGCAGCGGGCATCATGAGCGTCAACGGAGCCTTGGTCCGTTACACCTATCCGCAGCGACTGCTGGGTCGTGCAGTCGGAATCAATGCGGTGATCGTTTCGCTCGCGGCGGCGGCGGGGCCGACCATCGCAAGCGCCATCTTGGCTGTCGGACACTGGCGCTGGCTGTTTGCGATGAATGTGCCGATCGGCCTGCTGGCGGTGTCGCTGGCGGGTTTCACCCTGCCGCACAACCGACTTCAGCCGCGAAAGCTGAACTGGCTCGGCGCTGCGCTCAACGCTGCGGCATTCGGCCTGCTGATCACAGGCCTTCAGTCGCTAGCGCACGGTGAGGCGGCTGTTCTTGGCTTTGGTCTGACAGGAACAGGGCTGGCGGCCGGGTCTTGCTGATTCGCCACGAGCGCTCACGGACGTCGCCGCTAATCCCGCTCGACCTCCTGGCGCGACCGATGTTCAGCCTGTCGGTCGCAACATCGGTCATATCATTCACAGCCCAGATGATGGCGTTCGTGGCCTTGCCCTTTTTTCTCCAGGGCGCGTTGGGGCTTACGGCGGTCGAGACCGGCTTGCTTATGACGCCTTGGCCACTGGCGACCATGATCGCAGCGCCGCTGGCCGGCCATCTGTCTGATCGCTATTCGGCGGGCGTGCTGGGCGCCATCGGCCTTAGCCTGTTTGCTTGCGGCCTGATGGCGCTCAGTTTTCTCAATGCCGATTCGAGCCATTTCGACATCATCTGGCGCATGGCCCTATGCGGCGCGGGCTTCGGATTTTTCCAGTCGCCCAACAATCGCGCCATGTTGTCGGAGGCCCCGAAAGATCGCGCCGGCGCAGCGGGCGGCACCCTGGGCATGGCGCGGGTCGTCGGGCAATCCCTGGGCGCCGTGGTGGTGGCTTTCCTGCTATCGGCCGCGCCGATCAACGGCGTCGGTCACGGGTTTCAGATCGCGGCCGTCACGGCCCTGTTTGGCGCGGTGATGAGCGGATCGCGCGTGCGCCGACGTCCAGCCGAGCCGGACAAGGAGGTCGAGGCGGTCTAGCGCCGGGGCAGTTCCGCGACACCGCGATTCGCCAGTTGGTCGGCGCGTTCGTTCAGTTCATGGCCGGCATGGCCCTTCACCCATCGCCATTTCACGTCGTGACGCAGGCGCGCCGTGTCCAGCCGCTGCCACAGGTCCGCGTTTTTCACAGGCTTCTTGTCGGCCGTGAGCCAACCGCGCGCCTTCCAGCCGCGCATCCATTCGGTGATTCCCTGCATGACGTATTTGCTGTCGGTGTGCAGTTCGACCTTGCAGGGGCGTTTCAGGGCTTCCAGCGCCATGATGGCGGCCATCAGCTCCATGCGATTGTTGGTCGTGTTGGGCTCGCCGCCCCACAATTCCTTTTCATGACCGCCGCCGGCCTGAAGCACGGCGCCCCAGCCTCCGGGGCCCGGATTGCCCTTGCAGGCGCCGTCGGTGTGGATGATGACGTGATCGGAGGGACTCATGGTCGCGCAGACCTACAGCCTCACTTGGCGCGGGGCCATCACTGCGCCTATATGCGGGTCGAATAAGAGTGGATGGGATCGGATGACCGATCCCCGCGAGGAGATTAGCCATGGGCTCCATGAGCATCTGGCACTGGGCCATCGTCATCGTCGTCATCGCGCTGCTGTTCGGCGGCCGGGGCAAGCTGTCGGGCATCATGGGCGACGCCGCCAAGGGTATTCGCGCCTTCAAGGACGGCCTGAAGGACGAAGACAAGAAGGACGGCCCGCACGAGGGCGTCAGTTCGCTGCCGCGCACCGAGGCGGAAAAGGAAGAGCTGAAGCGCTAGTCGTCGTCTGTAAGGGCTGACGCATGGGCGGGCTCGGCCCCGGTATCGGGGGTTTCGAATTAGTGGTGATCGGTCTGGTGGCCCTGCTTGTCGTGGGGCCAAAGGACCTGCCTGTCCTGATGCGTCGCGTCGGTCAGATGGTGGCCAAGGCGCGCGCCATGGCCAACGAATTCCGATCAAGTTTCGACGAGATGGCGCGTCAGTCCGAACTGGACGACCTACGCAAGGAGGTCGAGGCGCTGCGGACGGGGCAGGGGGCTATGTATCCTCTGGGCGCCGAGGCGGACGCCGCCTTCAAGGACATAAACGCCGGATTGACCGGGCCGACTGCGGCGGCTGCCCTGCCTGCACCGGAGCCGGAGGCGCCAGTCATGACGCCTGCGGTCGACGAATGGCCGGACACGCCGGCGCCTGTTGAGCCCGTCACGGCGACGAAACCTAAACGAACAGCCCCCAAGGCAAAGACGGGGACGGCTGTCGCCGGATCGGCGACGGCCAAAACTCGCTCAGCCGCCAAACCCAAGGCCGCCGCGCCTGCGGCCAAGACCAAGCCTGTAACCGCCAAGTCCAAGACCTCGCGCAAGAAAGCCGCTGACCTGTGACGCCTTCCGATCGTGACGAGGCCGAGATCGAGGCGTCGCGCGCGCCTCTGATGGATCACCTGATCGAGCTGCGCGGGCGGCTGCTCATCTGTGTGGTGGCTTTCTTCCTGGCCTTCATCCTTTGCTTCGCCTTCGCCAATCAGATTCAGATTGCGCTGATCAAGCCGTATCAGGCCGCCGTGGCGATCCATGCCGCAGCTTTGGCGACCGGCGGGCACGCCAATCCCATCGAACTGATAGCGGTGATGACGGGAATCAGACCCTATCCGCCAGGGAGCGCCGCAGTTGTCCAACTGATCGCCACGGCGCCGCTGGAACAGCTCTTCACCAAGATGAAGATCGCGGCCTTCGGCGCGGCGGTCCTGACCTTCCCAGTCATGGCGTGGCAGATGTACCGGTTCGTGGCGCCGGGTCTCTATCGCAACGAGCGCGGGGCGTTTCTGCCGTTCCTGATCGCCGCGCCTGTGATGTTCTGCTTGGGCGGGGCGCTGGTCTATTACGTCATGCTGCCGTTCGTGATGCTGTTTTCGCTGAGCCAGCAGGTCGCCACCGACGGCATATCTGTGGCGCAAACCACCAAGATTTCCGACTACCTCAGCCTGGTGACCTCGCTGCTGCTCGCCTTCGGTCTTTGCTTCCAGCTTCCTGTGGTGACGACGCTGCTGGGCCTCGCCGGTCTGATCAGTTCCAAGGTCATGGCGGCCGGTCGGCGCTACGCCATCGTCGCTGTCGTCGTGGTCGCAGCCGTGGTCACGCCGCCCGATCCGATCAGCCAACTGATGCTGGCTGTGCCGCTGGTCATTCTCTACGAGATTTCTATCTGGTGCGTGCGACTGATCGAGCTGCGCCGCAAGAAGGCGGACGATCTGGAAGCCGAGATCGCTTAACGCCACGATGGCTTGTCGATCGCTGCTCGAAGCAGTCAGGCCATGCAAAAAGGGCCGGGGAGCGATTCCCGGCCCTTTGTCTTGACTGCGATCAGGTGATCAGCAGCTGTAGTACATGTCGAACTCGACCGGGTGCGGGTGCAGTTGCAGACGCATCACCTCTTCCATCTTCAGTTCGATGTAGCTGTCGATGAAGTCGTCATCCATGACGCCGCCCTTCTTGAGGAAGGCGCGGTCCTTGTCGAGGTTCTCGAGCGCTTCACGCAGCGAGCCGCAGACCTCGGGGATCGAGCCGCGCTCTTCCGGCGGCAGGTCGTAGAGGTTCT containing:
- the kdsA gene encoding 3-deoxy-8-phosphooctulonate synthase, which encodes MSRPNAVITLSEGLRTPVVIGGGARIAFIAGPCQMESRQHALETAHALKEIGERLNVGIIYKTSFDKANRTSASAARGIGLKDAMPIFAEIREVTGLPTLTDVHSEVQCGPVGEVVDVLQIPAFLSRQTDLLLAAAATGKAINIKKGQFLAPWDMKNVIAKVVGAGNPNVMACERGASFGYNTLVSDMRALPVLREIGCPVVFDATHSVQQPGGQGASSGGQREFVPVLGRAAVAVGVDAVFMETHQDPDNAPSDGPNMVPLSQFEALAAELIAFDDLAIKIGAKAPVAQAA
- the rfaE2 gene encoding D-glycero-beta-D-manno-heptose 1-phosphate adenylyltransferase; this translates as MSDTLDLGALQSLLERVRGLKIACVGDLMLDRYVYGEVSRISPEAPIPVLRTSRTVAMPGGVGNVARNIAALGGVARLGAVIGDDAAGAELTALIAAEPHIEDVVARPAGASTIVKTRFVSGGQQLLRLDDEAAPTSIQHSAAFINASVYLLSDYAKGVVSDALLASALNAAQTSGAPVVVDPKGRDFARYGAVDVIKPNASELAGATGLPVGTDAEVETALAALLAATTAKAIIVTRAGKGMSLARRGEPVKHFPGRAREVFDVSGAGDTGLAAIGLALGAGASLEMAVEFAILASGVVVGKAGTAVVTPAELIEAELSQHATAALSKVTPLDELATEVEGWRRQGLKVGFTNGCFDILHRGHVAYLAQARSWCDRLVVALNTDASVKRLKGEGRPVNDLDSRAVVIGGLASVDRVTSFDDPTPIALIERLRPDVLIKGSDYTREGVVGGDLVESWGGEVKLADFKDGYSTTRTIEKMTGSAQ
- the rfaD gene encoding ADP-glyceromanno-heptose 6-epimerase, producing MIVVTGGAGFIGSNIVARLTAETAYDVVVCDRLETADLAKWKNLAKHAIADFWSPEELFEQLERHAERIEAVVHMGAISSTTEPDADLILRTNFTLSRDLWDWCAIRGSRMFYASSAATYGDGETGFNDDDDAESLSQLRPLNAYGYSKMLFDQYAVRQADRGQAPPQWAGLKFFNVYGPNEGHKGGMKSVVAQIWPQVEAGETVTLFRSHNPNYADGGQMRDFVYVDDVVDIIEFLLQSPQVSGIFNAGSGQARSFADLARATFDAAGKTPSIDYVDTPLSIRDRYQYFTEARMDRIRAAGFEGQSTPLEEGVRRYVQDFLATADPYR
- a CDS encoding DUF3089 domain-containing protein, translated to MRRLTFRQWVGYAGFAAVFVLTAAVAVWSGDILRAGLDPQVPFQTYKPPPAPDYRKTSSWALVDQGTLNQAAVFFVMPTTFDGGAEWNGPIDDARANAYMRRVVLPNYASPFAREGRVSAPLYRQASLYTRLTLRDDAREARAFAYEDVKAAFELWLQRHPAGPIVIAGVEQGGELTARLVRDQLRANPALKDRLVAAYLIETLVGREMFRQAISPCDAADQTGCIVAWASVQDGDETGARRKLRRALEWDDRGDLVNLSTDPICVNPVTGAASQLRAAARQHSGATNATGLEWGARPALTGRLISTECRGGLLWHSAPDADFLTAGGSWADRRKIVPYNLFYGDIERDVSVRLAAWRAKHGL
- a CDS encoding SPFH domain-containing protein, with translation MDVTTIFAGVVLLLAIVLLISVIKIVPQGREFTVERFGKYTKTLSPGIGFLTPFVERVGRRMNMMEQVLDVPTQEVITKDNAMVKVDGIVFIQVMDSARAAYRVDDLPYAISQLCMTNLRTVVGSMELDEVLSQRDSINTRLLHVIDAATEPWGVKVNRIEIKDLTPPTDITNAMARQMKAERERRAVITEADGEKSAAIARAEGAKQAAILQAEGRKEAAFRDAEAREREAEAEARATAMVSEAIARGDVNAINYFVAQKYVEAFAELARSPQQRTVIVPAEMGALVGTIAGIGEMVGLAKDQNSAATPPVRPAPPRRPVGGSVPPSA
- a CDS encoding NfeD family protein, which codes for MMSLADLYVAQPFWIWLAIGVLLLAVEAMFSTEWLLWPAVSAGVVAVMTAAGVRLGLPGEVAVFAVLTVIATLLSRRLISKANPDGPDINDRDSRLVGQRARVVETFVSGRGRVFISGAEWPAEIVGEAPVEGQDVVVMRVNGSLLTVQSPV
- a CDS encoding MFS transporter, encoding MTDSQNAVTDGLPTPSRYWAIVSIGLGITLAVLDGAIANVALPSIAQDLQASSAASIWIVNAYQIAIVVALLPLASLGEIVGYRRVSQAGLAVFTLASIACVFANSIETLSLARVVQGFGAAGIMSVNGALVRYTYPQRLLGRAVGINAVIVSLAAAAGPTIASAILAVGHWRWLFAMNVPIGLLAVSLAGFTLPHNRLQPRKLNWLGAALNAAAFGLLITGLQSLAHGEAAVLGFGLTGTGLAAGSC
- a CDS encoding MFS transporter, giving the protein MFSLSVATSVISFTAQMMAFVALPFFLQGALGLTAVETGLLMTPWPLATMIAAPLAGHLSDRYSAGVLGAIGLSLFACGLMALSFLNADSSHFDIIWRMALCGAGFGFFQSPNNRAMLSEAPKDRAGAAGGTLGMARVVGQSLGAVVVAFLLSAAPINGVGHGFQIAAVTALFGAVMSGSRVRRRPAEPDKEVEAV
- the rnhA gene encoding ribonuclease HI: MSPSDHVIIHTDGACKGNPGPGGWGAVLQAGGGHEKELWGGEPNTTNNRMELMAAIMALEALKRPCKVELHTDSKYVMQGITEWMRGWKARGWLTADKKPVKNADLWQRLDTARLRHDVKWRWVKGHAGHELNERADQLANRGVAELPRR
- a CDS encoding twin-arginine translocase TatA/TatE family subunit, encoding MGSMSIWHWAIVIVVIALLFGGRGKLSGIMGDAAKGIRAFKDGLKDEDKKDGPHEGVSSLPRTEAEKEELKR
- the tatB gene encoding Sec-independent protein translocase protein TatB, translating into MGGLGPGIGGFELVVIGLVALLVVGPKDLPVLMRRVGQMVAKARAMANEFRSSFDEMARQSELDDLRKEVEALRTGQGAMYPLGAEADAAFKDINAGLTGPTAAAALPAPEPEAPVMTPAVDEWPDTPAPVEPVTATKPKRTAPKAKTGTAVAGSATAKTRSAAKPKAAAPAAKTKPVTAKSKTSRKKAADL
- the tatC gene encoding twin-arginine translocase subunit TatC, which produces MTPSDRDEAEIEASRAPLMDHLIELRGRLLICVVAFFLAFILCFAFANQIQIALIKPYQAAVAIHAAALATGGHANPIELIAVMTGIRPYPPGSAAVVQLIATAPLEQLFTKMKIAAFGAAVLTFPVMAWQMYRFVAPGLYRNERGAFLPFLIAAPVMFCLGGALVYYVMLPFVMLFSLSQQVATDGISVAQTTKISDYLSLVTSLLLAFGLCFQLPVVTTLLGLAGLISSKVMAAGRRYAIVAVVVVAAVVTPPDPISQLMLAVPLVILYEISIWCVRLIELRRKKADDLEAEIA